In Euphorbia lathyris chromosome 10, ddEupLath1.1, whole genome shotgun sequence, the DNA window ggtttcaaggataaatgttgggattaatggagaattgatagcaattaaagatgaatAATGACATTactgttcatctacatctccataacatccaaatatcatacatggTGAAAAAGGATAATTAACCAAACGACCGCGGATAAGGAGGATCTCCAAAGCAATGGCGTATGAGGCAAGACTTAGAGGTGGTGTCACACCCGATCCTAAACAGTATCGGGTACGACGGTTTGACTAATAACGGCGTCTATAGATCTAAAGTACTTCAAGATTCGACCCCAAACGGCATACGTTGTCTCCAATATAATCTCAAAATATTTGATTAAAAGTTTAACTTAATCTGTTaattggcttggacttgatactctgtatcaagcttcctacgtatctcAATAATTTTAAGTtgagaatcaaagccacgtagttctatcAGATTATAAATATTCTAATTATAGTTTGAACTTTTATACGCACAACTCAATATTGTCCTTATTCTTGTtttcattacttaaataaattCTCTTAATAACATTATTCATTACTCACTTTATATTTCACTTTTATCCAATAAGTCAATTATGTCCACTTCCCATTTTCGTGAAAAAATTCCTATATGACATATATGAGATAAgctttcatctttttttttttattaatatagaaTAAATTTATGTAGTATGGTTACTATAGTgtagtatttattttatttgattatttatttacttatgaATGTCATAAAATTAACCATACCAAAACCAACTCTAACTCTAAGTTTAACACGACTCTTGTTATAAGACAAATCCAATTCAAAATCTAAACGACTCTCTTACCAAATGAATCAATTTCACCAAATGAATCCACCCAAGGTCTAAAACAGCTCTTTGAGCAAAAGAATCCAACTCAAAGTCTAATCTTCCTCCTTTCAGTGATAGTCTGAACCCAAACTGAACGACCAAAGGGACATGCCCTCTAAGTTCGAAGAACTCAGGGAGTAACGATATATATAAATCTGTAAGCACATATCTCAGAAAGAGAAGAATGCATGAACAAAAACAATACACGAAGCAAGTCGatttacccatttactcttgaAAGACGTTGGACCACCACTGATCTCAACCAAATATTGCCGGAAGCACCGATTGGAACAGGTGGTTCCGTTTTCAAAAGCAAAAATCGAAGGAATCCACCAGATGAGCTCCAACTCTTCTTCCCGCTTCGTGGTGAATCCGAAGATCACAACCCAGTTCCAAAGATATTTTCTATTACAACCTTAATATTATTTCTTATTGAACTAAGGCAAGCCAAACACCTCCTCCTTCAAGCAACTAAAAGAGAGTTTTTTGTAATCCTCCTCCCAGAAACATTTTTCCAACCCCTTAACAAGAGGAAATTGGATTGAAACGTGTAATTTGATAAGCACCACTACCTAGCCACTTGGAAGAAACGTGTCCCCTGAACAACCACCACTTAATTACAATCTTCCACATTTACATCACTTGGCACactaatttttctttcttttaatatTCAAGCTACATTTGTAGTACTTAAAATAGATTAGaaagtttataatataatataaaacttcAAGTGCCattagttatttattattattatattctttttgCAAGATAACCATACAAACTAAGATGAATTTTTTCGTATTTATACCTTTATAtatcatatatcatttttataattGTCTATTTTCACATAAAAGTTTAAATTAACTCTAATCAcatatttataaaatgtaattaagtATTCACTAAACAAAACATTTATCAACTTCATTACACTTACAACTTAAGTTACTCATTCTTTTTCTTCCAACCATGTAAGTCAAACCATTAACAAAATTATGGATTAATAATTGGAAAGATATTAGTTAAAGTCCTTgctctaaatttttaattttttttccatataaaGTCGTATGAAGAAATAAAATTAGCCTCTAAACTATATCAATATTATTCAACCAATTATTCGCCCATCTAAAaatataactaatctaatattaagatataaacattagaaattttagacacggatgtgacaggTGGCGGATCTACAGATTCCTCAACACGCCACAGATGGTCAAATGCCTTGGGAGATCCACCGTCAAACCTCGATACGCCCAAGGTACGACAAAGCCGATTCccgataaaggcaactaataacccattaatgagctaacgatcatacttgaataagatcagtaaccgccattaatgaggcattaatggagactttctagttaccaagagttacaactacatgagtataaatagattgcatcccaagctattgaggtacacttactgattctctacttttgtgcttacagtttattctcagaaatattactgactttggcatcgaagtgtccccggccgatccaaCAGCGCCTCACatggaagtgctccgatcaaggattttcacaagttatcacTTATTTACATAGCTATCAAAGTTACATTTTCCTTGTGATGTGTGTTATTTAGCAAAATAGAAGATGAAAAGTTATTCTGTTAGCACTAGTGTTTCTTCTAAATGTTTTGACCTTATCCATTTAGATATTCGAGGGCCTTTGAGCCACTCTTTCAATGACAAGCATTATTTCCTAACCATTATTGAGGATCACAGTAGATTTGTGTGGCTGTATATGATGAAAACCAAATCAGAAACCAATGATGCTATAAAGACATTTAATCAATATGTTTTGACACAATTCCACACCGAAATTAAAACCATCAGATCAGACAATGGCCCTAAGTTCCTTATGCCCCAGTTCTATGCATCCTTTGGCATCATCCATCAAACTACTTGCCCTAAAACACCCCCAACAAAACGGCGTTGTGGAAAGAAAACACCAAGACACACTCAATGTCACTAGGACTTTATTATATCAAATTAGTTTACCCAAATCTTTTTGGCCAGAAGCAGCAGCTTATGTTGTTCATCTAATCAACCGTTTACCAATTATTGCTACCAAGCATTCCATTCCATTTCTCACTTTATATAGGGTTAAACCTAAATGGGATCAACTTAGAGTTTTTGGCAGCCTCTGTTATGCCTCAATTCTTGATAGAACCAAGTCTAAGCTCACACTAAGAGCAACCAAATGTGTTTTTTTGGGTCATAAACAAGGCACCAAGGGATATAAAGTTATGGATGTACTGTCTAATAAGATTTTTGTCACCAGAAATGCGTCTTTCTATGAAACGATCTTTCCCTACTCAAAAAATAAACCATCCCCTTTTATATCCTTATGGATGGACATTGATGTCCCAACCACCCCTCCTCTTCTTTCCACTCCTTTGTATTTTACATCCCCTCCTGACATCAATCCACTTAATTATGACATTGCACCAAACACAAATACCTTAgtggatcttactactccacTAACtgactcagcttctccttcacCCACTTCACCTATCATTCACCAATCTGCCTCATCTATTATTCCTCAACCTACCTTTCCATCTCATACAGTTTGTAGAGAGAAAAAAGACagtggtttatagagagaagagaTTATGTTTCGTTCAACCTTTGAAAAATTAGTGTCTGCGGAAGAGGATTGGGATGGAAAgctcaaaatgagaaagaaaataaagccTAACGATTATGCTGcgatgtcgcatttgtgacgaattcgtcacaGATGCCTGCAACAAGAGTTTtcgcatttgtgatgaaattTGTCGCATCTACAATGAAATTACTCCTATCGCAACTGTGACAGCATAGATGTGACAACTGTTGTTGCATTTGTGATGAATTGTGACAAATTTCATCACAAATACgacaaaaatggagaaaaatgaaagaaaatggaggaaattgaaacgataacattacagatgaagaaagaggcaagaccagcgagaaaagcaagcgtataagctaaaaacataccatttatATGGGAAATCTTAATTTGTTTTGTGTTTCCTTTCCaaaatttagaatacttcaataatctcaaaaaccgctaacgattggtatcagaaattaaagaaggtgaaccgaagaagaagaagaagaagaagaagaagaagaagcgggagCAGGAGCAGAAGCAGAAGTTGAATGGAGCTAGGGGTATATTTGTCCAAAagggatgaaagtgtctaatttggtgagatgaaAGCAAAGTGGGTGAGATATATTAATGGACCCCTTCAGTTGGGATATATTAGTAATTAGCCTCAAATTGACTGGGTTATTCTCTCAATTAGGAAATTACTACTACAATTCCAATtccaatattttaaaaaattgcaaATTACAATTACAGCAATAAATTTACCATTACATTTACCACTACAATTTTAATTCCAATATTTTAAGCAAATGCCATTCTAATACTAGTCAATATTAATAGAGATTGACAACTGGATTctatttctacaaaaaaaaaatataaaaccttattttttttttacaagacTACAAAATTCAGAAAATGAAATTGCAATGTGTGATTTCCATTAATAATCAGAACCCATAACCTAGTTcatcaaaaataagaaaaaaactcAAAACCAAAATCTGGTTCTGCTATCTCTTCTTGCTCGATTAACAATTCAATTAATGAAATTATATAATCatataacataacataaaaaaattttagACGATTTTATATGTGCCAATCATTTTTATGGATTTATTATGGAGAGAgagtatttttgaaaaatatggaCAATCATTTATTATATAGAGAGAAATATTATTGGTCCCTTGTTATGGGAGAATTAGCTCCTGGgagggaggggggggggggggaggggggTTAATGGAACTATTTCGGATTTAAAGATTTTAGCCAATAATAAATATTTCTCATAACACAATAGCACGATTCAGAGTACAAATGTTAAAGGTTCAGAGGCAACTTCAGTTGATTAGCAACTAAGATTGCTTATGTCCTTAGTTCAAAAGATAACGCTTGCTTATGTCCTTAGTTCAAAAGATAACGCCTAAAGGGGCTTCCGAACTTAGCACGTTTAAGACACAACTCTGACTAGTTAATGTTTTTTTACTTCCGAATTAAAACCAAGCAGTTATAGGGAGTAAGAGTTAAAAAATGATACTCAACAGTTTTATGCTGGTTCggcctgcctacatccagtccccgagATTCGTCTTccaagctttaatccactactgagctctttctggtagagcacaaacccttacaatagATGTTGATCAattacagagtaccttcctctataatcCTACACTCAAAACTATGTAACTCTGTTTGCTAAATACCGAACAAACAGAGCTTCCGAACTAATCTATaagattgatgatttttgttctaATCTAAGAACACTTTGAAGGAACTAAAGAAAAGATTAAAGAAAAGATTACACAGATGAGTATGAAAGTTTGTGTAACAATTCTAGTTTTGCTTTGCTTAGAACTTCAAGAGATGATTCACTTAGAATTTTTTTGCgttgaagatcaagttccaaAGTTGCAAAAGAGGGGCCTTTTATAGTTACCTGAAGGCtgggtcatttcgaatttcaaaataaccattgAGTGGGAAACATTCTGTTGTCACTTTCACTCCTCAGAAGCCAATGTCAAGAAGCCAATAATCTTCTATCTTTTACTGTTGGTTTTGTTTGTTCCGCTGTGCATCAGAGTTGGTTGGAAGCAGACTGGTTAGTCTAACCAAATAAAGCAAAGTTCTCAGGTTGACTAAGAGACAAGCCATCTGTTGGTTTTGAATCTTTCCTTATCTGGTAAGGTATTGTCACTTGCGCAGAAGTCAACTCTTGATCTTGTCTAACGTGGTTGATCTTGTCCAATGTGGCTTGGTCTTTATCTTCCAGATTGATCCTATCTTTGAGACACATAAGAAACTTCTGGATCCTTCTGCATGTTGGGCTAGAGCTTTATCCACAAGCCTTTGTCGAATGGGCTTGGACTTAAGGCTTAAGACCTTATGTAATTTCTTTGAACTAAAGcttaaattatcaaacacttcaacaaacacattagtataaataaatcaacatttaattttaatgtgttattaattatgaagatattaatttaatttaatattttttgtcataatcaaaatcaaCGTGGAAATTATGTTTCAACAATGTCTTTAggtatattaaataaattaaaaaatatgtatgtatatattttttttattataagaaattattaaaagattaaaaatttgttttttattttaataaattaatatcaacaatgataaaatatatatttagtctCTGCCTTTTTACGTCTcactttattttaaaaaacatattataatgtCTCTATTTTTTTGTCACTGTTAACATttggtctttttttttttagatttttcaccaaatatatcttagcttttaggacagtCACAGTGCAGTACAAAATGACCATATTACTCTGGTATTTTCTGTTTGTCTATTTATGTCGaatataatggttaaaaaaagataaaaggaCCAAAAAGTTAACAGTAACAAAAGATAGACACCTTATAATgtctttttcaaaatagggggactaaacattgttcaaatttaaccttaacgtttccaaacaagatcaattttagtcctgcaatatcgaaaatttgaaaagatttgtttgattattatttagcCGTCACATCGGACttttcaaacaagtttgtcgataaattgaatcagtttcgTTCATTTTTTGCTAggtatttgtaactatattaataacacagtaaattattttagacaatttgataaaagaaaattgtgattaacttataggCAGTAGATTTagttttagcattttaacagaaTTTGTATTAATAATATGctaaatgtcacacccgacccaaaacggcatcAGATATGAAAGGAAAATAGGATAACACGAACGCCTAACAGTCTGAAACACGAACCTATTTTCTattacataaaaatttatttggactacctaaagtttatttaattatttggcttggacttgataattctatcaagcttcctacgtatcccgaacgtcttttaatcttttaaatcgggaatcaaagccacgtagttctacctattttaggtagttctcttaattaggtagttctcttaacttattgacacgttgattaattcgctaataacttaattgcatatttcactttattactatataatttaatatatataaatcactttatcaaaacgaatcaaatcgaataacgttttatcaaaacgaatcaaatcgaacaacgttttatcaaaacgaatcaaatcgaacaacgttttatcaaaacaaatcaaatcgaataaaccgctttaacaaaccaactcataatcaaataaatcgcttacaaaccaactcgtaatcaaacaaacgtaaaacattataattcaaatcatcaaacattatcaaaacgtaatacttgtgtgtccatcctcgaattccacccgtgtagcttatcatgacatcaatcatatcaataatcgagatatctcattcatatctcgccttgcctaacgttaggactaccagccgtgcactctggccataccgcccttaggtatggtcttacagcTACTAaccctaccccgggcaatcctagatggacaaaacattttatttatctttcaaacTATCACAACTCATGAAAatcatccaaaataataacaaccgcaataactttctcaatccaaaaacaattcgtataaGATCATCAAATCCATTTTCTCGACCAAAATTCCAAAATAccacgataataaataattattcttcacATAATCAAGATCAAaagtataaatattttaaacaatatatCTTAAAcgatttaataaaatatattcaaaattGCAATTACGGTAGATTTTAGATACAAAAGTGTTGATTGATGTTTGGTTGACTGATGTTCCATTTCCCAGATTGTTGAATTAGTTTTTTCGAATCTTTGATATTAATGATCACAAATGATGGTTTCATTTTTTAGTTGGCATCCTGTCTGTTCTAAAGCAGAATCAAAGAACCCACCTCCGTGGAAACCTGAATCTATGCAAGGTGGAGCAAACTGGACGATGATATCTCTTAGTGTCACCATGCCCATTACCTTCTTTAAATCGTCAATTAAAAAGCATACGTTGGCTTTACTCTTAACCAATTGATTCATTGCATGCTTGAGAGTGTCACTTGTTGTGGCTGTCACTAGAGAGTACACTTGCGGAGTTATTAGACCATGTGAGTCTTTTTTTGGAGCTTCCATATCAATGAATTCCTTCATGCTTAGATTTCTGCAATATGGTTTGGTTTGAAATTTCATGGTGTGGTCGATGCGGAAAAACAATTAATTACTTAATAGTGTAGAAACATATACTTTCTCATATTGAATAGCTTGTTATCCTGAAAAATAAGGAGAACATGGTTACTCGTGATGCAACCCATTATCTTCTCATTTCCTCgatttacaatagcaactgcaCCTATACGGCTTTCCCACAACACACCTAGTCCTTCTGCCAAGCTTTGGTCTCCATACACACAAATATTCATGTGTTCTTGACCTTCAAAACTACCCACAAATACATAAATGGGTAAGCAAGACTTAACAAATTTTTCTGATTGTGAatgtgtttgtttttattttaccaGAACTCAGACAAAGCCTTATTTGCAATGCCATCAAACCACTCTAATCCGCTGGATCGAAGTAATAACTGGGTAACATCATTCTGTTAAAAGATCAAGTAATGAGTTATCTGAATCAAACATGTAGGTTAATAACAAGTAGGTACCTGCGTTATAAAACCAATGACCTTGGAGTCAGATTTGTTATGTATAACAGGCACCATCTCTAGCCTGGGATGCTTTGAGAGAAGcaacaaaacatgaaaaagtgcTTGCCCCTTTACTAACTTGGCCAATATTCCATAAGTCTTGACTCCCTTCCATCTTCTCTATATACCCCGGGAAACTGTTCTCATTCAATAAATACTCAATGAAGCTCACATTCTTCACAATAAAATCACCCCTCATAGGCTCATCATAAGAAAGGTTCTCCCTCAGCACACATAACCAAGATTTCAGCATATATACTTCcacaaagcacaaaagaataagttcaaaTTTTACCAAGTGAACGACTTGATTCCTTTGCATGTGGCATGTGCTAGGCGTctcggtgctatcaataggcATCATAGAGTAaccttcctcctccttcttaGAGCTCAACTCTCCATGTGTAGGACTAGGTGCACTATCTCTcggatcccatgctatgtcaTGTGATAACTTCCTCAAGGGTGGAAGACCTTTAGAAAGCCCTCTAGGTGGCTCATTGAAAGGCATGTGTTTGTCATCTTTGGACATCGGCTTAACTTCCTCACTTTCAACTTTGCTTTTTCCATTCTCAACCTTACTCTCCTACTTGGATTTGAGTTCATTAGGACAGTGGCTAGCTAACTCGTCCATAGAACCCAAGTCAACGCGATTCAATATCTCACCCGTTCCACCAATGCACTcattcacattcaactcccaagttggacaatcttccaaaATGGTCTTCCTCTTAGCACTAGGtgaactcttcaaaggtgtaaggatGTATTGGACTCCGCCCTTgtgtatggtgtaggtgttgcttcttctcgcatgtgaggcatcacaattTCCATGGACTACTTAGTAGCACGTGACAAGCATCCATCTCCATAACATCACATATAGCTTCATCCTTATAAGCTCCAATGGTAAAAGGAACCttacaccaatgagtaacttgaaTTTTCTCCACCccgttgacccaaccaaggcgCTAAGGCCTAAGATGTGGCTTGGGAACCAAACTAAACTTACTCAAGATGGACcaactaatgatattcacttggcttcctccatCAATTACCATCTCACACTTCCtcccaagaactaagcatcgagtcctaaataatcgatgacgttggCTATGCTCCTCTTCACTAGACATTAGCACCCTCGTCATcaaatacacattgtgctcattTCCATCACCACCACCTCCATAAGTGTCTTCGTCTTGGCTCCACTCAACACTTATCgactcttcttcatcttggttccgttcaacatcctccaactcatcatcataaACTCTATCACCCCCATCATAGTCAAACTCATTTGCACTttgacaaagttcaccatcctcacacATTTCATCTTCGGAAAcgttctctctcttcaacctcatcctcgaatttTCCTTCATAATAATCACGTTCCTCATTTCTTTCTAGCTCATTCCCGGATCGGTTCTCCTCTTCATGCATCTCTTCTTCtaactcatcttcttcatgGTAATACACAATATCGCTTCCCTCTTCGTCCATAATCCATCTT includes these proteins:
- the LOC136208144 gene encoding SNF1-related protein kinase regulatory subunit gamma-1-like yields the protein MCEDGELCQSANEFDYDGGDRVYDDELEDVERNQDEEESISVEWSQDEDTYGGGGDGNEHNVYLMTRVLMSSEEEHSQRHRLFRTRCLVLGRKCEMESKVENGKSKVESEEVKPMSKDDKHMPFNEPPRGLSKGLPPLRKLSHDIAWDPRDSAPSPTHGELSSKKEEEVYMLKSWLCVLRENLSYDEPMRGDFIVKNRRWKGVKTYGILAKLVKGQALFHVLLLLSKHPRLEMVPVIHNKSDSKVIGFITQNDVTQLLLRSSGLEWFDGIANKALSEFCFEGQEHMNICVYGDQSLAEGLGVLWESRIGAVAIVNRGNEKIMGCITSNHVLLIFQDNKLFNMRKNLSMKEFIDMEAPKKDSHGLITPQVYSLVTATTSDTLKHAMNQLVKSKANVCFLIDDLKKVMGMVTLRDIIVQFAPPCIDSGFHGGGFFDSALEQTGCQLKNETIICDH